A stretch of the Lytechinus variegatus isolate NC3 chromosome 5, Lvar_3.0, whole genome shotgun sequence genome encodes the following:
- the LOC121414745 gene encoding kin of IRRE-like protein 2: MASCWNLWFVAVILMVNQWKLSLGEIFRHGPSDTVLVQGKTAVLRCAVKTQGSEVVYWFHVDSGQYISYDENIYSFVMEDRYSIIGNHKKGEYYLTIRNARKSDKGEYRCVYGNQFASARMVVLVPPNDGSPACEALPAADSTSIGNVAQLSCTSQGGDPPAELSWYRQDKLIAGPAVHANSIQRLVKTEDNGVIFTCSATTPALTYPRTCSVMILKNPPMVTVTPPEVNIKHGQTAQFSCQGIAETNVTGYRWFVNYVVVGSKVSSPRYTLDPTNTTLTIHNVQAWENGVIVSCEANIQSGLKGRGSANLGVKLPPNFRTASPPISNNGNNSNGTGLSPKGLHPQPFITTNIAAIAGASAGALVLLIVVSTLAACCAKGKSHKYPAGKNMPGSLRYKTSQQVLIEEDFPIYAKPMKVKRHNCEVTESSRPNSISKASTAESALTGVGSDAGHGVAIPLCLRPPSLKRLGRKITSNYEKIGFDGPLPLTRPEPMGSEDKDSAPVENPLRQTELCRSQNNATNGELRNGTSKPGELVYADLDLAENNNDSSTKQTQPNSKASDAVAYAKLRL; this comes from the coding sequence ATGGCATCCTGCTGGAATCTTTGGTTCGTGGCTGTGATTTTAATGGTGAACCAGTGGAAACTTAGccttggtgaaattttcaggcATGGTCCATCAGATACTGTTCTTGTCCAGGGAAAGACAGCGGTGTTAAGGTGTGCTGTCAAAACCCAGGGGAGCGAGGTGGTCTACTGGTTCCACGTTGATTCTGGGCAATATATCAGCTACGATGAAAATATCTATTCTTTCGTTATGGAGGATCGTTATTCCATCATTGGAAACCACAAGAAAGGTGAATATTACTTGACGATACGAAATGCTCGGAAATCAGACAAAGGGGAATACCGATGTGTGTATGGGAATCAGTTCGCATCAGCACGCATGGTGGTCTTGGTGCCACCGAATGATGGGTCTCCTGCTTGTGAGGCTCTTCCTGCAGCCGATTCTACCAGCATAGGCAACGTCGCCCAACTTTCCTGCACGTCTCAAGGTGGTGATCCTCCAGCTGAACTGTCCTGGTACCGACAAGACAAGTTGATAGCCGGACCGGCCGTACACGCGAACTCCATCCAGAGACTAGTAAAGACAGAAGACAACGGTGTCATTTTCACCTGCTCTGCGACAACACCAGCTCTGACCTATCCGAGAACCTGCAGCGTGATGATCCTCAAGAATCCACCAATGGTCACAGTAACACCACCTGAAGTCAACATCAAACATGGACAAACCGCTCAGTTCAGCTGCCAAGGTATCGCCGAAACCAATGTAACCGGTTACCGATGGTTCGTCAATTACGTTGTTGTAGGGAGCAAGGTGTCTTCTCCCCGTTATACCCTCGACCCAACTAATACCACACTGACAATCCACAATGTACAAGCCTGGGAAAATGGTGTTATCGTGTCATGTGAAGCTAACATCCAGTCCGGGTTGAAGGGTAGGGGAAGCGCCAATCTAGGTGTAAAGCTGCCGCCAAATTTCAGAACCGCGTCACCTCCCATATCTAATAATGGAAACAACAGTAACGGGACGGGGTTATCTCCGAAAGGTCTTCATCCTCAACCCTTCATAACCACCAACATTGCTGCCATAGCCGGTGCTTCTGCAGGAGCCCTTGTGCTGCTCATAGTTGTTTCAACTCTTGCTGCGTGTTGTGCCAAAGGAAAGAGTCATAAATACCCTGCAGGTAAAAACATGCCTGGATCATTGAGGTATAAAACATCTCAACAAGTACTCATTGAAGAGGATTTCCCCATCTATGCCAAACCAATGAAGGTAAAACGTCATAACTGCGAGGTGACGGAATCAAGTCGACCAAACAGCATCTCCAAAGCTTCCACGGCAGAGTCGGCTCTGACCGGCGTCGGCTCAGATGCCGGTCACGGTGTCGCCATCCCGCTCTGTCTACGACCGCCGTCTTTGAAACGACTTGGAAGAAAAATAACTTCAAATTACGAGAAAATTGGTTTCGACGGACCGCTACCTCTCACCCGGCCCGAACCTATGGGCAGTGAAGACAAAGATTCGGCCCCTGTCGAGAACCCATTAAGGCAGACTGAATTATGCAGGAGCCAAAATAACGCCACAAACGGCGAATTAAGAAATGGAACATCAAAACCCGGTGAATTAGTTTATGCCGATTTGGACCTggcagaaaataataatgattcgtcaacaaaacagactCAGCCAAATAGCAAGGCATCGGACGCTGTAGCCTACGCGAAATTACGATTATAA